A DNA window from Aureibaculum sp. 2308TA14-22 contains the following coding sequences:
- a CDS encoding c-type cytochrome, producing MLSKKQARAFFLGGTVVTFLVFIGLTIFSFSKAQDQSNYGAITEEVVRGKAIWEANNCMGCHTILGEGAYYAPELTKVIDRRGEGYIKAILMSPVAWQPNGRKMVAYGFSEKEAEDLIAFFDWIDDIDLNGFERVVSPLAKDKINN from the coding sequence ATGTTATCAAAAAAACAAGCACGTGCTTTTTTTCTTGGTGGAACAGTAGTTACATTCCTTGTTTTCATCGGATTAACTATTTTTTCTTTCAGTAAAGCACAAGATCAAAGTAACTACGGAGCAATTACTGAAGAAGTAGTTCGTGGAAAAGCCATATGGGAAGCCAATAATTGCATGGGCTGCCATACTATTTTAGGAGAAGGAGCTTATTATGCCCCAGAATTAACAAAGGTTATTGACCGAAGAGGGGAAGGCTATATTAAAGCCATATTAATGTCACCCGTTGCTTGGCAACCTAACGGGAGGAAGATGGTGGCCTATGGGTTTTCTGAAAAAGAGGCAGAAGACTTAATTGCCTTTTTTGATTGGATTGATGACATAGACCTAAATGGTTTTGAACGAGTAGTATCTCCGCTAGCGAAAGATAAAATTAACAACTAA
- a CDS encoding ABC transporter permease, with the protein MLKILKYSFYDLMRSSWSYVYFAFYLALGFVLLFLNNDVSKAVITLMNIIVVLTPLIGTIFGVMYYYNSREFTELLLAQPLKRSTIFIGQYLGVAISLSLSLVIGLGIPFLAYGILQSSDIFNFASLLLVGAFLTFIFVALAFNIALSNENKIKGFGYAILVWLFLAVIYDGLFLISLVMLQEYPLDKFSLVTTMLNPIDLSRILILLKLDISALLGYTGAVFQKFFGTSIGMIISFFVLSLWVVLPVLRIVYKSKRKDF; encoded by the coding sequence ATGCTTAAAATATTAAAATACAGTTTTTACGATCTTATGCGTAGCAGTTGGAGCTACGTGTATTTTGCATTTTACCTAGCTTTGGGTTTTGTACTCTTGTTTCTAAACAACGACGTATCAAAAGCAGTCATTACTTTAATGAATATTATTGTGGTACTTACACCATTGATAGGTACCATTTTTGGGGTTATGTACTATTATAATTCTCGCGAATTTACAGAACTGCTCTTGGCACAACCGTTAAAAAGATCAACTATTTTTATCGGTCAATATTTAGGTGTGGCTATATCGTTATCTTTAAGTTTGGTAATTGGGTTGGGAATTCCGTTTTTGGCTTATGGTATTTTGCAATCCTCTGATATTTTTAATTTTGCTTCCCTCCTACTTGTTGGTGCTTTTTTGACCTTTATTTTTGTAGCATTGGCTTTTAATATTGCCCTATCTAATGAAAACAAAATCAAAGGCTTTGGCTATGCCATTTTGGTTTGGCTATTCCTAGCAGTAATTTATGATGGCTTGTTTTTGATTTCGTTAGTAATGTTGCAAGAATATCCGCTAGATAAATTTTCGTTGGTTACAACCATGCTTAATCCTATAGATTTATCACGTATTTTAATTTTATTAAAATTAGATATTTCCGCCCTACTTGGTTATACAGGTGCCGTTTTTCAAAAATTCTTCGGCACAAGTATAGGTATGATTATTTCCTTTTTTGTACTTTCACTTTGGGTTGTATTACCTGTATTACGTATCGTGTACAAATCAAAAAGAAAAGATTTTTAA
- a CDS encoding ABC transporter ATP-binding protein has product MIEVQNIYKKFGKVEVLKGLDLSINANTSEGGIFAILGPNGSGKTTLIKSILGMVIPNKGEIKIKDKSVLKKHQYRNNINYLPQIANFPSNLSVKELIKMVKNLRPKPAEDQDLINLFGLEPFLDKKLGNLSGGTKQKVNILLTFMFDSELIILDEPTTGLDPISLLNLKKIILTEKKKGKTILITSHIMSFVEEMADEIVFLLDGKIYFKGTLTAIKEQTDQTDLEHAIAAILTKENA; this is encoded by the coding sequence ATGATTGAAGTACAGAACATATATAAAAAATTCGGAAAAGTTGAAGTCTTAAAAGGTTTGGATTTATCCATTAACGCTAATACCTCTGAAGGAGGTATTTTTGCAATTCTTGGCCCAAATGGATCAGGTAAAACTACACTTATAAAAAGTATATTAGGGATGGTGATTCCTAATAAAGGAGAAATAAAAATTAAGGACAAAAGTGTTTTAAAAAAACATCAGTACCGAAACAACATCAATTACCTACCACAAATAGCAAACTTCCCAAGCAATTTAAGTGTAAAAGAATTGATAAAAATGGTTAAAAACTTAAGGCCAAAACCAGCTGAAGATCAGGACTTGATTAATTTATTTGGCTTAGAACCTTTTTTGGACAAAAAATTAGGCAACCTATCTGGTGGCACCAAGCAAAAAGTAAACATTCTGCTGACTTTTATGTTTGATAGTGAGTTGATTATTTTAGACGAACCAACCACAGGTTTAGATCCTATTTCGTTACTTAATCTTAAAAAAATAATTTTAACTGAAAAGAAAAAGGGTAAAACTATTTTAATCACCTCTCACATTATGAGCTTTGTAGAAGAAATGGCTGATGAGATAGTGTTCTTATTAGATGGAAAAATATATTTTAAAGGAACGCTAACTGCCATAAAAGAGCAAACAGACCAAACCGATTTAGAACATGCCATTGCGGCAATTTTAACCAAAGAAAATGCTTAA